From Staphylococcus delphini, one genomic window encodes:
- the pruA gene encoding L-glutamate gamma-semialdehyde dehydrogenase → MIPYQHEPFTDFTKEENREAYFRALEKVESELGKDYPLIIGGERVFTEDKTRVYNPSNREETIGYVSKATKEHAQQALDAAKEAFKTWRKVDPKVRANILFRAAEITRKRKHEFSALLSKEGGKPWKEADADTAEAIDFMEYYGRQMLELKDGKHVNSRPGEYNQFDYLPVGVSVVISPWNFAYAIMAGTTSAPLVTGNTVLLKPSSNTPIISYKFMEVLEEAGLPKGVVNWIPGSSSDIGDFLIENKDVGLISFTGSKKVGKEIIQKASVIQEGQHHIKRVIAEMGGKDAIIVDNEADLQVATDAIVYSAFGFSGQKCSACSRVIAHQDIYDELLERVKEATEKIKVGNAAEPDTYVGPVIDQKSLDKIKNYIEIGKGEGRLVTGGNTDEEVGNFVYPTIFADLDPNSRVMQEEIFGPVVGFTKVKDFDEAIDVANDTEYGLTGAVISNNRMKLEQARRDFMVGNLYFNRGCTGAVVGYQPFGGFKMSGTDSKAGGPDYLVLHMQGRSVSEHL, encoded by the coding sequence ATGATTCCATATCAACACGAACCATTTACAGATTTTACGAAAGAGGAAAATCGCGAGGCTTATTTTCGTGCATTAGAAAAGGTTGAAAGTGAACTCGGGAAAGATTATCCATTAATTATTGGTGGAGAGCGCGTATTCACTGAAGATAAAACACGTGTATACAATCCTTCAAATCGCGAAGAAACTATTGGCTATGTTTCAAAAGCAACGAAAGAACATGCGCAACAAGCGTTAGATGCAGCGAAAGAAGCGTTTAAAACTTGGAGAAAAGTAGATCCTAAAGTACGCGCGAATATTTTATTCAGAGCTGCTGAAATTACACGTAAACGTAAGCATGAATTCTCTGCATTACTTTCAAAAGAAGGCGGTAAACCTTGGAAAGAGGCAGATGCAGATACAGCGGAAGCGATTGACTTCATGGAATATTATGGTCGTCAAATGCTCGAACTTAAAGACGGTAAACATGTAAACAGCCGTCCTGGTGAATACAACCAGTTTGATTACTTGCCTGTAGGTGTCAGTGTTGTTATTTCTCCATGGAACTTTGCATATGCGATTATGGCGGGTACAACGTCAGCACCGCTTGTAACAGGGAACACAGTATTATTAAAACCATCTTCTAATACTCCAATTATTTCTTATAAATTTATGGAAGTTTTAGAAGAAGCCGGTTTACCTAAAGGGGTCGTAAACTGGATTCCTGGTTCTTCAAGTGATATTGGTGACTTCTTAATCGAAAACAAAGATGTGGGCCTCATTTCATTTACAGGTTCTAAAAAAGTCGGTAAAGAAATTATCCAAAAAGCATCAGTGATTCAAGAAGGTCAACACCATATTAAACGTGTCATTGCTGAAATGGGTGGTAAAGATGCAATCATCGTCGACAACGAAGCGGATTTACAAGTTGCCACAGATGCTATTGTTTACTCAGCGTTCGGTTTCTCAGGTCAAAAATGTTCAGCATGTTCACGTGTTATCGCGCATCAAGACATTTATGATGAATTGTTAGAGCGTGTTAAAGAAGCAACTGAAAAAATTAAAGTCGGTAATGCTGCAGAGCCGGATACGTATGTGGGTCCTGTCATTGACCAAAAATCTTTAGATAAAATTAAAAACTACATCGAAATTGGTAAAGGTGAAGGTCGTCTTGTAACAGGTGGTAATACAGACGAAGAAGTCGGTAACTTTGTATATCCAACGATCTTTGCTGATTTAGATCCAAATTCACGCGTGATGCAAGAAGAAATTTTCGGTCCAGTTGTCGGTTTCACTAAAGTTAAAGACTTTGATGAAGCGATTGATGTCGCAAATGATACAGAATACGGTTTAACAGGTGCCGTGATTTCAAACAACCGTATGAAGTTAGAACAAGCGCGTCGTGACTTTATGGTCGGCAACCTTTACTTCAACCGTGGCTGTACAGGTGCTGTTGTGGGCTACCAACCATTCGGCGGTTTCAAAATGTCAGGTACAGACTCAAAAGCAGGTGGACCAGACTACTTAGTATTACACATGCAAGGTCGTTCAGTATCAGAACATCTATAA
- a CDS encoding cold-shock protein yields the protein MNNGTVKWFNSEKGFGFIERENGDDVFVHFSAIVGDGYKSLEEGQNVDFDIVEGERGAQAANVVKM from the coding sequence ATGAATAACGGTACAGTAAAATGGTTTAACTCAGAAAAAGGTTTTGGATTTATTGAAAGAGAAAACGGCGACGATGTATTTGTACATTTCTCAGCAATCGTTGGAGATGGCTACAAATCTTTAGAAGAAGGTCAAAATGTTGACTTTGATATCGTTGAAGGCGAACGTGGTGCGCAAGCAGCAAACGTTGTTAAAATGTAA
- a CDS encoding Glu/Leu/Phe/Val family dehydrogenase, translating into MAEKNNLVTSTQGIIKEAMHKLGFDDGMYELIKEPLRFLTVRIPVKMDDGTVKTFTGYRAQHNDAVGPTKGGVRFHPDVDEEEVKALSMWMTLKCGIVDLPYGGGKGGIVCDPRQMSIHEVERLSRGYVRAISQIVGPTKDIPAPDVFTNSQIMAWMMDEYSQMDEFNSPGFITGKPIVLGGSQGRDRSTALGVVIAIEEAAKRRGKSIEGSRIVIQGFGNAGSFLAKFLYDKGAKIVGISDAYGALHDPEGLDIDYLLDRRDSFGTVTNLFEDTISNKELFELDCDILVPAAIANQITADNAADIKAEIVVEAANGPTTPEATKILTERGILLVPDVLASAGGVTVSYFEWVQNNTGYYWTEDEVNEKLREKLVNAFDTIYTLAENRKIDMRLAAYIVGIKRTAEAARYRGWA; encoded by the coding sequence ATGGCTGAAAAAAATAATTTAGTGACGTCAACGCAAGGCATCATTAAGGAAGCAATGCATAAATTAGGCTTTGATGATGGCATGTATGAACTTATCAAAGAACCTTTAAGATTTTTGACAGTACGTATTCCAGTGAAAATGGACGATGGTACAGTCAAAACATTTACAGGTTACCGCGCACAACATAACGATGCAGTTGGGCCAACTAAAGGTGGGGTACGTTTCCATCCAGATGTTGATGAAGAAGAAGTTAAAGCATTGTCAATGTGGATGACATTAAAATGTGGTATTGTCGACTTGCCATACGGCGGTGGTAAAGGTGGTATCGTTTGTGACCCACGTCAAATGAGTATTCATGAGGTTGAACGTTTATCTCGTGGTTATGTGCGTGCGATTTCACAAATTGTTGGACCGACAAAAGACATTCCAGCGCCAGACGTATTTACAAACTCTCAAATTATGGCGTGGATGATGGACGAATATAGCCAAATGGACGAATTTAACTCTCCAGGCTTTATTACAGGTAAACCTATCGTATTAGGGGGTTCACAAGGACGTGACCGCTCAACAGCATTAGGTGTTGTTATCGCCATTGAAGAAGCTGCAAAACGTCGTGGCAAATCCATTGAAGGTTCACGTATTGTCATTCAAGGTTTCGGTAATGCAGGTAGCTTCTTAGCGAAATTCTTGTACGATAAAGGTGCGAAAATTGTAGGTATTTCAGATGCTTACGGTGCACTTCATGACCCAGAAGGACTGGATATCGACTACTTATTAGATCGTCGTGACAGTTTTGGTACAGTGACAAACTTATTTGAAGATACGATTTCAAACAAAGAGTTATTCGAATTAGACTGTGATATTTTAGTACCAGCAGCCATTGCGAACCAAATTACTGCAGATAACGCAGCAGACATTAAAGCTGAAATTGTTGTAGAAGCAGCTAACGGACCAACAACGCCTGAAGCAACAAAAATTTTAACTGAACGTGGTATTTTATTAGTGCCAGACGTGCTTGCAAGTGCGGGTGGTGTAACAGTTTCATACTTTGAATGGGTACAAAATAATACAGGTTATTATTGGACTGAAGATGAAGTCAATGAAAAGTTACGTGAAAAATTAGTGAACGCATTTGATACGATTTATACTTTAGCTGAAAATCGTAAAATCGACATGCGATTAGCAGCCTATATTGTAGGTATTAAACGTACTGCAGAAGCGGCACGTTACCGCGGTTGGGCATAA
- the kapB gene encoding sporulation phosphorelay system protein KapB, producing MLYRFAHKTGVYAVEVVEEKGDQVLVKVLQVIKHPKQGDLHNPNEVEGVFFHERKALSLYEKRYTSPSRLKPFEGDIEDYTVTLQRAITTLEHQLQEMDIPFAHASLNCLAQLKEDYTRQYKTNFS from the coding sequence ATGCTTTATCGTTTTGCACATAAAACTGGTGTCTATGCTGTAGAGGTCGTAGAAGAAAAGGGTGATCAGGTGTTAGTCAAAGTGCTACAAGTGATTAAACACCCGAAACAAGGCGACCTTCATAACCCAAATGAAGTTGAAGGGGTCTTTTTCCATGAACGAAAAGCGTTAAGTCTCTATGAAAAAAGATATACATCTCCAAGTCGTTTAAAACCATTCGAAGGTGACATTGAAGATTATACAGTGACGTTACAACGTGCGATTACAACACTCGAACATCAATTACAAGAAATGGATATCCCTTTTGCGCATGCATCCTTAAATTGTTTGGCACAACTTAAAGAAGATTATACACGCCAATATAAAACAAATTTTTCATAA
- the fmdA gene encoding formamidase, with the protein MPKKLFSIDLHKTMDQQAHPGHNRWHPDIPAAFSVEPGESFRMECLDWTDGQISNNDDPSDIKHVNLNRVHVLSGPVYVNGVEPGDLLVVDILDVGAFPEHEWGFNGIFDKNNGGSFLVDHYPEAQKSIWDFNGIFASSRHVPGVEFAGVIHPGLIGVAPSHEMLAEWNKRERALVDTDPNRVPPLANLPNEDAVVLGTLKGKDFDRVAKEGARTVPPRENGGNCDIKNLSKGSKIYFPVYVEGAKLSVGDLHFSQGDGEITFCGGIEMPGWIDLRVNVIKGGMEKYHIKKNPAFNPGPVMPNYSDYIVFEGISVNEFSGKQTYLDANTAYRNACLNAIEFLKTRGFTGEQAYMLLGSAPVQGTVAGIVDIPNACCTIAIPREIFKPGVLPDKGEF; encoded by the coding sequence ATGCCAAAAAAGTTATTTAGCATTGATTTGCACAAGACGATGGACCAACAAGCGCACCCAGGACATAACAGATGGCACCCAGATATTCCAGCAGCATTTTCAGTCGAACCAGGTGAATCATTTCGCATGGAATGTCTAGACTGGACAGATGGACAAATTTCTAACAACGATGATCCGAGTGATATTAAACATGTAAACCTCAATCGTGTTCATGTTTTGAGTGGACCTGTTTACGTAAATGGCGTCGAACCAGGCGATTTATTAGTCGTAGATATTTTAGATGTCGGCGCGTTTCCAGAGCACGAGTGGGGATTTAACGGTATTTTTGACAAGAATAATGGCGGAAGTTTTTTAGTCGATCATTATCCAGAAGCGCAAAAATCAATTTGGGACTTTAATGGTATCTTTGCATCAAGTCGACATGTCCCAGGCGTCGAATTTGCGGGTGTAATTCATCCAGGTTTAATTGGTGTTGCACCGTCACATGAGATGTTGGCAGAATGGAATAAAAGAGAACGTGCACTCGTGGATACTGATCCGAATCGTGTCCCACCTTTAGCGAATTTACCAAATGAAGATGCGGTCGTTCTCGGCACTTTAAAAGGAAAAGACTTTGATCGCGTTGCTAAAGAAGGGGCACGCACAGTACCGCCACGTGAGAATGGCGGAAACTGTGATATTAAAAATTTATCTAAAGGTTCGAAAATTTATTTCCCTGTGTATGTCGAAGGTGCAAAACTATCTGTAGGCGATCTTCATTTTTCACAAGGCGATGGTGAAATTACATTTTGCGGTGGTATTGAAATGCCGGGTTGGATCGATTTAAGAGTGAACGTGATTAAAGGTGGCATGGAAAAATATCATATTAAGAAAAACCCTGCATTTAATCCTGGACCTGTCATGCCAAACTATTCAGATTATATTGTATTTGAAGGTATTTCAGTTAATGAATTTTCAGGCAAACAAACATACTTAGATGCAAATACAGCTTATCGAAATGCTTGTTTAAATGCGATTGAATTTTTAAAAACACGTGGATTTACTGGAGAACAAGCATACATGTTGCTTGGCTCAGCACCTGTACAAGGCACTGTTGCAGGTATTGTTGACATTCCAAATGCTTGTTGTACGATTGCCATACCACGAGAAATTTTCAAACCGGGTGTATTGCCGGATAAGGGTGAATTTTAA
- a CDS encoding glycerophosphodiester phosphodiesterase: MKAASHLFASTVLIGTLLAGSSALVDSANAGSPQNHGHHQATPLSPSQHNVLNKPYVNIGHRGASGYAPEHTFASYDKSLYEMHADYLELDLQMTKDGHLVAMHDDKVDRTTNGTGRVDHYTLAELKQLDAGSWFNQKYPKYQNPQYVGQQVPTLDEIFSRYGTSVNYYIETKSPDVYPGMEEKLLRQLHRYGLDCKKNLRNGKVVIQSFSRDSLKKVHHENPRIPLVQLLERGELQKQSHSDFKKIQNYAVGVGPDFHDLTAKNTRTLRQDGFYIHPYTVNDQKTMVRLNQYGVTGVFTNYPDLYHALIQQ, from the coding sequence ATGAAAGCTGCATCACACCTTTTTGCATCAACCGTTTTAATCGGAACACTGCTTGCTGGTTCCAGCGCACTTGTTGATAGTGCAAACGCCGGTTCACCTCAAAATCATGGCCATCATCAAGCGACACCCCTCTCTCCAAGTCAACACAATGTTTTGAACAAACCTTATGTGAATATCGGACATCGTGGCGCGAGTGGTTATGCGCCGGAACATACTTTTGCGTCTTACGATAAAAGCCTTTATGAAATGCATGCTGATTATTTAGAACTGGATTTACAAATGACAAAAGATGGTCATTTAGTTGCGATGCACGATGACAAAGTTGACCGTACAACCAATGGCACAGGCCGTGTCGATCATTATACACTTGCTGAATTGAAACAGTTAGATGCCGGTTCATGGTTCAACCAAAAATATCCAAAGTACCAAAATCCGCAATATGTCGGTCAACAAGTGCCAACACTTGATGAGATTTTCAGTCGTTATGGTACAAGTGTCAATTATTACATCGAAACAAAGTCACCTGATGTTTATCCAGGCATGGAGGAAAAACTGCTCCGCCAATTACATCGATATGGGCTCGACTGTAAAAAGAATTTGCGTAACGGTAAAGTCGTCATTCAATCATTTTCAAGAGACAGTCTTAAAAAGGTTCATCACGAGAATCCTCGTATTCCACTCGTACAATTGTTAGAGAGAGGCGAACTTCAGAAACAGTCTCATTCTGATTTTAAAAAAATACAAAATTATGCTGTCGGTGTTGGACCCGACTTTCATGATTTAACTGCTAAAAATACACGCACATTACGTCAAGATGGCTTTTATATTCATCCTTATACCGTTAACGATCAAAAAACAATGGTGCGTTTAAATCAATATGGAGTCACAGGCGTCTTCACGAACTATCCAGACCTATATCACGCATTAATTCAACAATAA
- the argH gene encoding argininosuccinate lyase, whose product MSKKAWGGRFEEKPEEWVDAFNASIHFDQTLINEDIQGSIAHATMLAHQNILTEAESELIIQTLKDIQHDVHEGQIEFQTALEDIHLNVEHELIKRIGPVGGKLHTGRSRNDQVATDMHLYTKKEVHTIIDYIHAFQQTLLQLAEQHVETMMPGYTHLQRAQPISFAHHIMTYFWMLERDQTRFKESLARIDVSPLGAAALSGTTYPIDRHETQKLLGFNGLYENSIDAVSDRDYIVETLNNINLTMIHLSRFAEEIIFWSSEEAKFITLSDGFSTGSSIMPQKKNPDMAELIRGKVGRTTGHLVSLLMTLKGLPLAYNKDMQEDKEGLFDAIETIKGSLRIFDGMVATMTVNTDRLQATVRQDFSNATELADYLVTKGIPFREAHEIVGKLVLWAIQHEMYLLDIPLEVYQDHHAQIEADIYQYLQPDEAVKRRQSYGATGQDAVRHQIDVAKTHFAQHHSK is encoded by the coding sequence TGAAGAGAAACCAGAAGAATGGGTCGATGCTTTTAATGCGTCGATTCACTTTGACCAAACGCTCATTAACGAAGATATTCAAGGTAGCATTGCACACGCAACGATGCTCGCACATCAAAATATTTTAACTGAAGCAGAAAGTGAATTGATTATCCAAACGTTAAAAGACATTCAACACGACGTTCATGAAGGACAAATCGAATTTCAAACAGCATTAGAAGATATTCATTTGAATGTTGAACATGAATTGATTAAACGTATCGGTCCTGTCGGCGGTAAACTGCATACCGGACGTAGCCGTAATGACCAAGTTGCAACGGATATGCATTTGTATACGAAAAAAGAAGTGCATACGATTATTGATTACATTCATGCTTTTCAACAAACGTTATTGCAGCTTGCAGAACAGCATGTAGAAACGATGATGCCCGGCTATACACACCTTCAACGTGCACAACCGATTTCATTTGCGCATCATATCATGACGTATTTTTGGATGCTCGAACGTGACCAGACGCGCTTCAAAGAGTCATTGGCACGCATCGATGTCTCCCCTTTAGGCGCCGCAGCATTGAGTGGGACGACATATCCAATTGACCGTCATGAAACACAAAAGTTACTCGGTTTTAATGGGTTATATGAAAACAGTATCGATGCCGTGAGTGATCGCGACTACATTGTTGAAACGTTGAACAATATTAACTTAACGATGATTCACCTGTCTCGTTTTGCTGAAGAAATCATTTTCTGGTCATCGGAAGAAGCGAAATTTATCACATTATCTGACGGTTTTTCAACAGGATCATCTATTATGCCACAAAAGAAAAATCCTGATATGGCTGAGCTTATTCGCGGTAAAGTAGGCCGTACGACTGGACATCTCGTGAGTTTATTGATGACATTAAAAGGATTACCGCTTGCTTATAATAAAGATATGCAAGAGGATAAAGAAGGTCTATTTGATGCGATTGAAACGATCAAAGGGTCACTGCGCATTTTTGACGGTATGGTCGCAACGATGACTGTGAACACCGATCGTCTCCAAGCAACAGTGCGTCAAGACTTTTCAAATGCGACAGAGTTAGCAGACTATCTCGTAACGAAAGGTATCCCGTTTAGAGAGGCTCACGAAATTGTCGGTAAGCTCGTTCTATGGGCGATTCAACATGAGATGTATTTACTCGATATTCCGTTAGAGGTGTATCAAGACCATCACGCCCAAATCGAAGCAGATATTTATCAATATTTACAACCTGATGAAGCGGTGAAACGCCGTCAAAGTTACGGTGCTACAGGTCAAGATGCAGTGCGTCACCAAATCGACGTCGCAAAGACCCATTTCGCACAACATCATTCAAAGTAG
- a CDS encoding ornithine--oxo-acid transaminase has protein sequence MVTKSEEIIEKTNHYGAHNYLPLPIVIAEAEGVWVKDPEGNRYMDMLAAYSAVNQGHRHPKIIQAVKEQADRVTLVSRAFHSDNLGEWYEKICKLSGKEKALPMNTGAEAVETALKAARRWAYEVKGIKPNEAEIIAMVGNFHGRTMAPVSLSSEKEYQRGYGPLLEGFQNVEFGNIESLKAAINENTAAVLIEPIQGEAGINIPPEGYLKAVRELCDEHNVLFIADEIQAGLGRTGKLFATDWDDVKPDVYILGKALGGGVLPISVVLADKEVLDVFTPGSHGSTFGGNPLACAASIAALDVIVDEDLPGRSLELGDYFKNALLEIDHPAIKEVRGRGLFIGVELHEDARPYCERLKDEGLLCKETHDTVIRFAPPLIITKEELDFAIEKVKKVFAQG, from the coding sequence ATGGTAACAAAATCTGAAGAAATCATTGAAAAAACGAATCATTACGGGGCGCATAACTATTTACCGCTTCCAATCGTGATTGCCGAAGCTGAAGGGGTATGGGTAAAAGACCCAGAAGGCAATCGTTATATGGATATGTTAGCGGCATATTCAGCAGTCAACCAAGGGCATCGTCACCCTAAAATTATTCAAGCTGTTAAAGAACAAGCGGATCGTGTCACACTCGTTTCTCGTGCTTTCCATAGTGACAATTTAGGGGAATGGTATGAAAAAATCTGTAAATTATCAGGGAAAGAGAAAGCCTTACCGATGAATACAGGTGCAGAAGCGGTAGAAACAGCATTAAAAGCTGCACGTCGTTGGGCGTATGAAGTGAAAGGCATTAAACCAAATGAAGCTGAAATCATTGCGATGGTCGGTAACTTCCACGGTCGTACAATGGCGCCGGTATCACTTTCATCAGAAAAAGAATATCAACGTGGTTATGGGCCACTATTAGAAGGTTTCCAAAATGTTGAGTTTGGTAACATTGAAAGTTTAAAAGCGGCCATTAATGAAAATACTGCTGCTGTTTTGATTGAGCCGATTCAAGGTGAAGCAGGGATTAACATTCCACCAGAAGGCTATTTAAAAGCAGTACGTGAACTTTGTGACGAACACAACGTATTATTTATTGCAGACGAAATTCAAGCTGGTTTAGGGCGTACAGGTAAACTCTTTGCGACAGATTGGGATGATGTAAAACCAGACGTTTACATTTTAGGAAAAGCACTCGGGGGCGGTGTATTACCAATTTCAGTTGTACTTGCAGATAAAGAAGTACTGGATGTCTTCACACCAGGTTCACATGGTTCGACTTTCGGGGGTAATCCACTCGCATGTGCCGCTTCAATTGCTGCACTTGATGTCATTGTTGATGAAGACTTACCAGGTCGCTCACTTGAACTCGGTGACTATTTCAAAAATGCATTACTTGAAATTGATCACCCGGCGATTAAAGAAGTACGTGGTCGCGGTCTCTTTATCGGTGTGGAATTGCATGAAGATGCACGTCCTTATTGCGAACGTCTTAAAGATGAAGGGCTTTTATGTAAAGAAACACACGATACAGTCATTCGATTTGCACCCCCATTAATCATCACAAAAGAAGAGTTAGATTTTGCGATTGAAAAAGTGAAAAAGGTGTTCGCACAGGGGTAA
- a CDS encoding peptidylprolyl isomerase, with protein sequence MTNYPQLTKEIQENEIKVIMHTNKGDMTLKLFPEIAPKTVQNFVELSKKGYYDGITFHRVINDFMIQGGDPTGTGMGGESIYGGPFEDEFSMNAFNLYGALSMANAGPGTNGSQFFIVQMKEVPAQMVDQLVDGGWPKEIAEAYKEKGGTPWLDQKHTVFGQLIEGEDTLEDIASVKVGAQDKPMYDVVIESIDIEE encoded by the coding sequence ATGACTAACTATCCACAATTAACGAAAGAAATTCAAGAAAATGAAATTAAAGTGATCATGCATACGAATAAAGGGGACATGACATTAAAGTTATTCCCTGAGATTGCACCTAAAACAGTTCAAAACTTTGTTGAGCTTTCTAAAAAAGGTTACTACGATGGGATTACGTTCCACCGTGTCATCAATGATTTTATGATTCAAGGTGGCGACCCAACTGGTACGGGTATGGGTGGCGAAAGTATTTACGGTGGCCCATTTGAAGATGAGTTTTCAATGAACGCGTTTAACTTATACGGTGCGTTATCAATGGCTAATGCAGGTCCAGGTACAAACGGTTCACAATTTTTCATCGTTCAAATGAAAGAAGTACCGGCACAAATGGTAGACCAACTTGTTGATGGCGGCTGGCCAAAAGAAATCGCTGAAGCATACAAAGAAAAAGGCGGTACACCTTGGTTAGATCAAAAACATACAGTATTCGGTCAATTGATTGAAGGTGAGGACACTTTAGAAGATATCGCAAGTGTTAAAGTCGGTGCACAAGACAAACCGATGTACGATGTTGTCATTGAATCGATTGACATTGAAGAATAA
- a CDS encoding DUF1871 family protein has product MANNDLNIRLYQYLADWNPMQFDDPTMGDAEVYEMMDAVHQIGEAEAVAQAFQQIFQFAFDETLPYAVCLGKATEAVNLQMECSIS; this is encoded by the coding sequence GTGGCAAATAATGATTTGAATATTCGATTATATCAATATTTAGCGGATTGGAATCCTATGCAATTTGATGACCCAACAATGGGAGACGCAGAAGTTTACGAAATGATGGATGCAGTACATCAAATAGGCGAGGCAGAAGCCGTTGCACAAGCGTTTCAACAGATTTTTCAATTTGCTTTTGATGAAACATTGCCGTATGCGGTCTGTTTAGGTAAGGCGACTGAAGCGGTGAATTTGCAAATGGAATGTAGTATTTCTTAA
- a CDS encoding FmdB family zinc ribbon protein, whose amino-acid sequence MPNYSYTCEVCGTFTIRQRISEQHETATCPSCERTAKREFVAFQTYKMDDRVKRRIEQGQQPRTMKKEDLPMQQRRSSQNTRPWMVGH is encoded by the coding sequence ATGCCAAATTATTCATATACATGTGAGGTGTGTGGGACTTTTACGATTCGACAACGGATATCGGAGCAACATGAAACAGCCACATGCCCATCGTGTGAGCGAACAGCTAAACGTGAATTTGTCGCATTTCAAACGTACAAAATGGATGATCGTGTGAAACGACGTATTGAGCAAGGTCAGCAACCGCGTACAATGAAAAAAGAAGACCTGCCAATGCAACAGCGTCGTTCATCACAAAACACGCGTCCATGGATGGTTGGACACTAA
- the ygs gene encoding S1 domain-containing post-transcriptional regulator Ygs, whose product MLKRQYRVGQHVKVRVTGIQPYGAFVETPDSTEGLIHISEIMDDYVHNLKKLLSPGQTVKAKIISIDQNGKLNLSLKDNDYFKNYERKKGKYSVLDEIQETEKYGFRTLEERLPYWVKQSKKKMRYESK is encoded by the coding sequence ATGTTGAAAAGACAGTATCGTGTTGGGCAACATGTCAAAGTACGCGTGACTGGTATTCAACCCTACGGCGCTTTCGTCGAGACCCCTGACAGTACTGAAGGACTCATTCATATATCCGAAATCATGGATGATTATGTACACAATTTAAAGAAGCTTTTGTCACCAGGTCAAACTGTGAAAGCCAAAATCATCTCTATTGATCAAAACGGAAAATTAAATTTATCTTTAAAGGATAATGACTATTTTAAAAATTATGAGCGTAAAAAAGGTAAGTATTCAGTATTGGATGAAATTCAGGAAACTGAAAAATATGGGTTTCGAACATTAGAGGAACGTTTGCCATATTGGGTGAAACAGTCCAAAAAGAAGATGAGATATGAGTCTAAATAA